A window of the Gemmatimonadota bacterium genome harbors these coding sequences:
- a CDS encoding nuclear transport factor 2 family protein, which produces MRLRLRPIAAAVLLATVLVARADAQSSPDTAGVRRAALDYLEGFYEGDSTKHLRSIHPVVLKYGFSRTAAGAYRGSQMQWPRDFMAFTRSVRETGRGAPPAGAPKEVIVFEVLDQTASAKVVAWWGIDYLLMAKAEGRWQITHVLWQSPPPA; this is translated from the coding sequence GTGCGCCTCCGCCTCCGCCCCATCGCCGCCGCGGTCCTCCTCGCGACCGTGCTCGTCGCGCGCGCCGACGCGCAGTCGTCCCCCGACACCGCGGGCGTGCGGCGCGCCGCGCTCGACTACCTCGAGGGCTTCTACGAGGGCGATAGCACCAAGCACCTGCGCAGCATCCATCCCGTCGTCCTGAAGTACGGCTTCTCCCGCACGGCCGCCGGCGCGTACCGCGGATCGCAGATGCAGTGGCCGCGGGACTTCATGGCCTTCACGCGCAGCGTCCGCGAGACGGGCCGCGGCGCGCCGCCCGCCGGGGCACCGAAGGAGGTCATCGTCTTCGAGGTCCTCGACCAGACGGCTTCGGCGAAGGTCGTCGCCTGGTGGGGGATCGACTACCTGTTGATGGCGAAGGCCGAGGGTCGCTGGCAGATCACGCACGTCCTCTGGCAGTCGCCTCCGCCCGCGTGA